The sequence below is a genomic window from Microbacterium sp. cx-55.
GCGCGTCATCGCCGACGAGCTCCGCCACGACGTCGCCCATGATGTTGGTCGAGACGACGATGAGGGGGCGATCGTCGGATGCGGACCCGGCCGCGCATCCGGTGAGAGCGATCACGGCGAGGGCCGCCAGGGCGCCCACACTCCGCAGCAATCGGGTCGTGCTCATCGTCCGGTCTCCACGAGGTGGACGGGGGCGGTCGGGGTCACGAACGTGCGCGCGATTCGCGCGGCGTCGGCGTAGTCGATCTCGTACAGCAGCCGTTCGACGGGGGCGTTCAGGTAGGCGCGATGGTCGTCGGCGATGAGACGCACACCGGATGCCGAACCCGCGGCGATCGTGTCGGCGACGAGCGGTTCGGTGGCGGCGAGGAGAGCGCCGGACGCCCCATCGATGACGAGCACGCGTCCGTCGGCGCCCAGCCCGAGAACGTGCTCGGCTGCGTCATCCACCGCGGTGACGGTCAGGAGCGGAGCCGGTGACGGCAGCACTCGCCACGAGCGTTCCCGGGTGTCGAGCAGCAGAATGCGTCCGGCGGCGTCGAGTCCCGCGACGGTCGGGCGACCCTCCCGGTTCGCGAAGCCCGTGACGGGACCCACTCCCTCGGGGTACGGGATGCGCTCGATGCGGACGGTGTCGGCCGTGACCGTCGCGAGCAGCGCGCCGTCTCGGCATCCGAGAACGGCGCCGACCCGCGTCGTGATCGTGCCGCGCGGGTCGACGCACGGCACGGTCGATTCGGCAACCGTGTCGCCGGTCGACTCGTGCACGGTCACCGCACCGGCTCCGTCGGTCACGAGCGCGAACGATCCGACGGGCACGACGTAACCCGCGTGCGGAGTCGTGTTCAGCCGGAACGACTCGACGATCTCGCCCTTCGACAGCGAGGCCGTGTCGAGGAGCACGGCGGCGCCGGTCTCGGCGAAGAACAGCCCGATTCCCCCGGTCGTCGACGAGTTCGTGGTCGCCACCGCGACGGCGCCCGCATCCGGGACGGTGCCGAGAATCCGCGGTTCTGCGCGGTAGTAGTGGAAGTGGTCGACGTGATCCCAGGTCCACACGCCGCTGTCGACGATGCGCACACCGTCGCCCGCGGCGAAGAGGTAGCGCCCGTCGCTGGCGGTCGTCGTGACCGAACCGATCCCGCCGATGTCGGTGGATTCTTCCGTCAGCAGGTCGAGGTGGGCGACCGCGCCGGTCGGGTCGACGGTCATCAGGTGCAGCTGCGGTTCGCTCATCTCGGCCGCCCCGCTGACAGCGCCGTGGGTGTCGGTGCCGTCGGTGGGCGCGTCGGGGGCGCTCGCCGGTCCGGCGCAGGCCGTGAGAGCGAGGAGCGCGGCGGCGATCGTCGGGATCAGGATCGGATGCGGACGCACGGGGTCCTTTCGAGAGCGGGGCGGGAGTGCAGGTGCCGCGCTGCGCCGCGGATCGTGCACGACAGGGCGGCGAAGGCGATGGCGACGGCGGCGACCCCGGCGCCCGCGGCGGTGCCGGCGTGCCACGACAGTGCGAGGCCGGTCGCGACGGCGGCGATGCCGAGAACGGCGGCGAGCAGCATCGTGGGCAGGATGCGGTGGGTCCACTGCCGCGCCGCGACGGCCGGGGCCAGCAGCAGGCCCACGACGAGAAGCGAACCGACCGCCTGGTAGGACGCGACGACGGCGAGGGTGACGAGGCCGACCAGCGCACCGTTGGCGATCGCTGGTCGGAGCCCGAGCACGTGGGCGACCCGCACATCGAACGCCGCGGCGACGAGCGCCCGGTGCGCGAGCGCGGCGACCCCGGTGCCGACGGCCGCCGCGGCGGCGAGGAGGGCGACGTCAGCCCAGGTGATGGCGAGGATGTCGCCGAACAGGATGGCGGTCGCGTCGGTGGCGAAACTGCCCGAATGCGAGATCACGATGACCCCGAGCGCCAGCATCGCCACGAAGAGCAGTCCGATGCTGGTGTCGTACGAGAGACGCCCACGGCGCTGCAGTGCGCCGATCCCCGCGCTCATGGCGACCGCGCTGAGCGCCGCGCCGACGAGTACCGGGAGCCCCCAGACCGTCGCGAGGGCGACGCCGGGCAGCATGCCGTGGGCGAGGGCCTCGCCGAGGAACGCCATGCCCCGGATGACGACCCAGGTGCCGACGACGCCGCACAGCACCGCGACGAGCGAGCCGCCGACGAGGGCGCGCTGCATGAAATCGACCTCGAGCGGGGCGAGCAAGGGGGGCATGGGAGTCGACCGTAACGTTAATGAGAATGGTTCTCAAATCGGTTAGGCTCGGATCATGCTGCTCGTCGACGACCTCATGTGCGCCGCCCGATTGGACGGCGTCACCGTGACGATCGGGGGCGTCAGGGTGCTGCATCCGCTCGATCTTCGCGTGCGTCGCGGGGTGCTCACCATGATCTCCGGACCGAACGGGGCCGGCAAGACAACGCTGCTCGAGACCCTCGCGGGCGTTCGAAGGCCGACGGCGGGCACGGTCGATCGCGCGGGTGTCGCCGCGTTCGTGCCGCAGCGCACGGCGATTCCCGACACGCTGCCGCTCACGGTCGGAGAGGTCGCCGCGATGGGGACGTGGGGGCGACGGGGCCGCGCCGCGCCCCGCGCCCTATCCCGGTCCGCTCGTCGGACGGCGATCGAGCGGGCGCTCGGTGCGCTCGATCTCGCCGCGCTGCGGAGGACTCCGTTCGCCGCGCTCTCGGGCGGGCAACGTCAGCGTGCGCTTCTCGCGCAGGCCCTCGCCCGCCGCGCCGACCTCGTTCTGCTCGACGAGCCGACGACGGGTCTCGACGACGAGAGCGCCACCCGCATCGAACGGGCGATGGATGCGGAGCTCGCCCGCGGCGCGACGGTCGTCTGCGTCAGCCACGACGCGGCGCTCCGTGCGCGCGCGCACGACACCGTCCGGATCGAGGACGGCCGCATTCTGCGCGCGGCGTTGTAGAACTGCAGGGTCCTAGAACCGCCTGGTCGGAAACGTGAACGGACCGACGCGCCAAACCCGGCTCAGGCCGCGGCGTGCACCACGGCGGCGATCGCCGAGCGGAAGAACCCGAGACCGTCGATGCCCGAGCGCATGGCGAGGCTCGTGTCGGGACCGAAGCCCTCCTCGACCGCGTGCTCCGGATGCGGCATCAGCCCGAGCACGTTTCCGCCGGCATTCGTGATTCCCGCGATGTCATCGAGCGAGCCGTTCGGGTTCACGCCGAGGTAGCGGAGCGCGACGAGGCCCTCTCCCTCGACGCGGGCGAGCGTCTCGGCATCCGCGATGTATCCGCCGTCCGCGTTCTTCAGCGGGATGACGATCTCCTGGCCGGTGGCGAAGTCGCTCGTCCAGGCCGTGTCGGCGTTCTCGACGCGCAGGCGCTGGTCACGCCGGATGAACTGCTGGTGCACGTTGCGGATGAGGCCCCCGGGGAGCAGGTGCGCTTCGACGAGCATCTGGAACCCGTTGCAGATGCCGAGAACCGGCATCCCCTTCGCGGCGGCGTCCTTGACCTCCGCCATGATCGGCGCGAGTGCCG
It includes:
- a CDS encoding ABC transporter produces the protein MRPHPILIPTIAAALLALTACAGPASAPDAPTDGTDTHGAVSGAAEMSEPQLHLMTVDPTGAVAHLDLLTEESTDIGGIGSVTTTASDGRYLFAAGDGVRIVDSGVWTWDHVDHFHYYRAEPRILGTVPDAGAVAVATTNSSTTGGIGLFFAETGAAVLLDTASLSKGEIVESFRLNTTPHAGYVVPVGSFALVTDGAGAVTVHESTGDTVAESTVPCVDPRGTITTRVGAVLGCRDGALLATVTADTVRIERIPYPEGVGPVTGFANREGRPTVAGLDAAGRILLLDTRERSWRVLPSPAPLLTVTAVDDAAEHVLGLGADGRVLVIDGASGALLAATEPLVADTIAAGSASGVRLIADDHRAYLNAPVERLLYEIDYADAARIARTFVTPTAPVHLVETGR
- the aztB gene encoding zinc ABC transporter permease AztB, with the translated sequence MPPLLAPLEVDFMQRALVGGSLVAVLCGVVGTWVVIRGMAFLGEALAHGMLPGVALATVWGLPVLVGAALSAVAMSAGIGALQRRGRLSYDTSIGLLFVAMLALGVIVISHSGSFATDATAILFGDILAITWADVALLAAAAAVGTGVAALAHRALVAAAFDVRVAHVLGLRPAIANGALVGLVTLAVVASYQAVGSLLVVGLLLAPAVAARQWTHRILPTMLLAAVLGIAAVATGLALSWHAGTAAGAGVAAVAIAFAALSCTIRGAARHLHSRPALERTPCVRIRS
- a CDS encoding metal ABC transporter ATP-binding protein, whose protein sequence is MLLVDDLMCAARLDGVTVTIGGVRVLHPLDLRVRRGVLTMISGPNGAGKTTLLETLAGVRRPTAGTVDRAGVAAFVPQRTAIPDTLPLTVGEVAAMGTWGRRGRAAPRALSRSARRTAIERALGALDLAALRRTPFAALSGGQRQRALLAQALARRADLVLLDEPTTGLDDESATRIERAMDAELARGATVVCVSHDAALRARAHDTVRIEDGRILRAAL
- the purQ gene encoding phosphoribosylformylglycinamidine synthase subunit PurQ — translated: MTARIGVITFPGSLDDRDAQRAIRIAGAEPVALWHGSHDLEGVDALVLPGGFSYGDYLRAGAIAALAPIMAEVKDAAAKGMPVLGICNGFQMLVEAHLLPGGLIRNVHQQFIRRDQRLRVENADTAWTSDFATGQEIVIPLKNADGGYIADAETLARVEGEGLVALRYLGVNPNGSLDDIAGITNAGGNVLGLMPHPEHAVEEGFGPDTSLAMRSGIDGLGFFRSAIAAVVHAAA